A single region of the Lotus japonicus ecotype B-129 chromosome 4, LjGifu_v1.2 genome encodes:
- the LOC130713675 gene encoding uncharacterized protein LOC130713675, translating into MGSLHLSAKSLFTTRTQLPWFSSETRRTTRTTTVHLKQRNKVFAASRSQEEDESPQLNSEDLMELKFARLLGEDPKLTLAKIMGRRANPDVSYLDIEKSFYKKKGKVVEIEELPFEGSKGRKLSTKLDDLGLVRPVPAKGSTFKPDYNKPALEIKRPVRTESKEGDVRKIGVPNVALRKPTVYKEDDDEDFSSRLRMKPNLSLKMRSEPVSEKFGDMTLLKKPGLPVPKNEAMTQEPSSLLGDQRNNDSELKMWKEESSDEIGNLTLLEQPHKPISKKEEQFEDEKVVVPNEVGSNLTLLEQPHKPISKKEEQFEDEKVVVPNEGVEQLEQRDLEFHEEPTDLSQLSDSNSVGSRTELSVEAALQGKPKRLDQSELQTSNFVGEDATFLPPGGNGDNEELRNLVYTSDLQEIEKADWTRAEALMKTGRKEDVELVSCNTKGFIVSYGSLVGFLPYRNLPSKWKFLAFESWLRQKGLDPSMYKQNLSTITSYEAEKKKLSSDSPPYVEIDGKVEDNISPDMKLEDLLRIYDQEKINFLSSFIGKKIRANALLADRKMRKLIFSLRPKEKEELVEKKRNLMAKLQVGDIVKCRIEKITYFGIFVEVEGVPALIHQSEISWDATLNPTSYFKIGQVVEAKVHQLNFALKRIFLSLKEVMPDPLMNALESVVGGHDPLDGRMEEAQTDAEWPEVESLIVELQKIEGVQSVSKGRFFRSPGLAPTFQVYMASIFENQYKLLARADNRIQEVMVQSSLDKELMKSAIMTCANRVE; encoded by the exons ATGGGGTCTCTTCATCTCTCCGCTAAATCATTGTTCACCACCAGAACTCAACTTCCTTGGTTTTCATCAGAGACTAGAAgaacaacaagaacaacaacTGTTCATCTAAAACAGAGAAACAAGGTCTTCGCTGCCTCACGCTcacaggaagaagatgaatcccctCAACTCAACAGTGAAGACCTCATGGAACTCAAGTTCGCTCGCTTACTTGGGGAGGACCCCAAACTCACCCTTGCCAAG ATAATGGGTAGAAGAGCCAACCCTGATGTTTCATATCTTGATATTGAGAAATCCTTTTATAAGAAGAAGGGTAAAGTTGTGGAGATAGAGGAACTTCCATTTGAGGGTTCTAAGGGAAGGAAGTTATCTACTAAATTGGATGACTTGGGTTTGGTTCGACCTGTTCCGGCCAAAGGATCCACATTCAAACCTGATTATAACAAACCTGCATTGGAGATTAAGAGACCTGTCCGGACGGAAAGTAAGGAAGGGGATGTTAGAAAAATTGGTGTTCCTAATGTTGCTCTGCGAAAGCCAACCGTGTATAAAGAGGatgacgatgaagacttttcctCGAGGCTGAGGATGAAACCGAATTTGTCGCTGAAAATGAGGAGCGAGCCAGTGAGCGAGAAGTTTGGTGACATGACATTGTTGAAGAAACCTGGACTACCAGTTCCCAAGAATGAAGCTATGACCCAAGAGCCTTCTTCTCTTTTGGGTGATCAGAGGAACAATGATAGTGAGTTGAAGATGTGGAAAGAAGAGTCAAGTGATGAAATTGGTAACTTGACATTGTTGGAACAGCCACACAAACCAATCAGCAAAAAAGAAGAGCAGTTTGAGGATGAGAAAGTTGTAGTCCCAAATGAGGTAGGTTCTAACTTGACGTTGTTGGAACAGCCACACAAACCAATCAGCAAAAAAGAAGAGCAGTTTGAGGATGAGAAAGTTGTAGTCCCAAATGAG GGAGTGGAGCAACTTGAGCAGAGAGATCTTGAGTTCCATGAGGAGCCAACTGATTTAAGTCAGCTGTCAGATTCAAATTCAGTTGGTTCTAGAACGGAGTTGTCTGTTGAAGCTGCACTGCAAGGAAAGCCAAAAAG ATTAGATCAATCAGAGTTACAAACCTCAAATTTTGTTGGAGAAGATGCCACTTTTCTTCCTCCTGGTGGTAATGGAGACAACGAAGAATTACGAAATCTTGTTTATACGTCAGATCTTCAG GAAATCGAAAAGGCAGATTGGACCAGGGCAGAAGCTTTGATGAAGACCGGACGTAAAGAGGATGTGGAACTAGTAAGCTGTAACACCAAAGGCTTCATT GTTTCTTATGGTTCCTTGGTAGGATTTCTGCCGTACCGTAATCTTCCTTCCAAGTGGAAGTTCTTAGCTTTTGAATCATGGTTGAGACAGAAAGGCTTGGATCCATCAATGTACAAACAAAACTTAAGCACTATTACAAGTTATGAGGCTGAAAAAAAGAAGTTATCTTCTGATTCTCCTCCATATGTGGAGATTGATGGTAAAGTTGAAGATAACATTTCCCCAGATATGAAATTGGAAGATCTGCTGAGGATTTATGACCAAGAGAAAATAAATTTCTTATCATCATTTATCGGAAAG AAAATCAGAGCGAATGCCTTATTGGCGGacagaaaaatgagaaagctCATATTTTCACTTAGACCAAAAGAGAAGGAAGAACTAGTTGAGAAGAAAAGAAATCTCATG GCTAAACTTCAAGTTGGCGATATAGTGAAATGCCGCATCGAGAAGATAACTTACTTTGGAATTTTTGTTGAG GTTGAAGGAGTTCCTGCACTGATTCATCAGTCAGAAATATCATGGGATGCCACTTTGAACCCAACATCATATTTTAAGATTGGACAG GTTGTAGAGGCAAAAGTTCACCAGTTAAACTTTGCACTTAAACGGATATTTTTATCATTAAAGGAGGTCATG CCTGATCCATTGATGAATGCCTTGGAGTCTGTTGTTGGGGGTCATGACCCCTTAGACGGGAGAATGGAAGAAGCCCAAACGGATGCAGAG TGGCCTGAAGTGGAATCTCTTATTGTAGAATTGCAAAAGATTGAGGGAGTCCAGTCTGTTTCAAAAGGCCGTTTTTTCAGAAGCCCTGGTTTAGCTCCAACTTTTCAG GTTTATATGGCGTCCATCTTTGAGAATCAGTACAAATTGCTTGCTCGAGCTGATAATAGAATACAAGAG GTGATGGTTCAAAGTTCTTTAGATAAAGAACTGATGAAATCGGCTATTATGACATGTGCAAACAGAGTGGAATAG
- the LOC130715878 gene encoding remorin-like, which yields MGEEETKHCDQCGASASASASEATVLSQLRLSEVLKLKESQNAESSNSTLTITRQGSTTNPSYPLDQDLDAETDNINTSIDRDAVLARVESQKRLALIKAWEENEKTKVDNKAYKLQCAVDMWEKTKKASTQAKIKKIEENMDRKKADYVEIMQNKIAETHRLADEKKALIEAQKGEEVLKVEETAAKFRTRGYVPKKFLSCFNFSF from the exons ATGGGAGAAGAAGAGACCAAACATTGTGATCAGTGTGGGGCGTCTGCATCTGCCTCTGCCTCTGAGGCCACAGTACTATCTCAACTACGGCTCTCCGAAGTCCTCAAACTCAAAGAATCCCAAAACGCTGAATCTTCAAACAGCACTCTAACAATTACAAGACAAGGGAGCACAACTAACCCTTCTTATCCACTTGATCAAG ATCTTGATGCTGAAACAGACAATATAAATACTTCAATTGATAGAG ATGCTGTTCTTGCAAGAGTTGAATCACAGAAAAGATTGGCTTTGATTAAAGCATgggaagaaaatgagaagaCAAAAGTAGATAACAA GGCATATAAGTTGCAATGTGCTGTTGATATGTGGGAGAAAACTAAGAAAGCATCTACTCAGgcaaaaatcaaaaaaattgag GAAAATATGGACAGAAAGAAAGCTGATTATGTTGAAATAATGCAAAACAAAATTGCTGAAACTCATCGACTAGCAGATGAGAAGAAAGCACTGATTGAAGCTCAAAAGGGGGAGGAAGTCCTCAAGGTAGAAGAGACCGCTGCAAAGTTTCGTACCCGCGGTTATGTGCCAAAGAAATTTCTGTCATGCTTCAACTTCAGCTTTTAA